The genomic segment TCATAGAAGTGGACGAGGCCACGAGTCCTGCAACACGGGACTCGTGGCCTCGTCCACTACCAAGTCGTCACTTGTTGTTCACGCGATGCTTACGCGTCGTTTGGCGATGTTGTTGATATCTCGCACGCCATCAGTAGTTGCGGTAGTCGATGATCACCATACAGTTCCCAACCGCCCGCGGTGGCGGGTGATTCCACCAGAACTGCCTCGCATGGTTCGATGATCTCCGCTGCTAACGTGGGATCGCCTTCGCGAAGGGACGCTTCGAGCAGACTTGGCCAACAGAGTCCAAGCATCCCCTTCGCCTCGTGTGGATCGCAAGCACTTGCCTGGATCAAGCGTTGCAGGTGTTCGAGCAAAGGTGGCACGTCGACATGAGTGAAGAGTACAATCATCCCATCTTTCCCCCAACCTACTCTGAGCCAATCTTCCTGTTGGTCGAGGTTCGTGGGACGCAGCATTCTCGGTGACACGAGCGCAGCGACATCAGACGGCAGATTCGCGAGCAGGAAATCCGATGAATCGCCCTGCACGATTTCAGGCGGCTTTATTTTGGTTCGTCCAAAGTCGATGATGAATGTCAACGGGCAGCGGTTCGACAATTGTCGTCCGATTGTTACTTGATCGCTCCTCGCCGCCTCGATGGACTCGGTCGTCTGGCTCGCTCGATACAAACCGGAAGGGCACCCTTGGATTTCGAGCGTTAAAGTGCTCGGCAGCCCTTTCGATGGCGAATTGGGTGCCGTTTTGGGTTTGGTTGACAAATCCTTCGGTTGCGTTTTTTGCAAGGGCGAGATCGACTGGCCCGCGGGAAAGGGATCCGGATCGGCCAGGGGTTCCGATATCGGCGGAGGCACGGCAGCAGAAACGGGAGAGTCCGACTCTTCCAAATCAACGGGATCGCGCGCGTCAGCGGGCCAGTCTAGCTCGGAGCATTCTTCAACCGTCTTCTGTTCCGCGGGCGATTCTTCTTCAAGCGACTCTATCGACGGCAGTTCTTTCTTGGTGGGCACCGTTGAAGGACCGATTTTTGCCGCCGCTGGCCCCTCTCGATCTCCGGTCGAGTCCTGTAATCGTCCGTCGGTGGAAAAAGACGATTCCAAGTGATAGACGAAGGTCTGGCTTCCGGCTCGAATCTGATCGCCATCGGTCAACGTCTTTTCGATCACCCTGACTTCGTTCACCCAGGTGCCGTTGGTCGATCGCAAATCCTCAACCCTACCGAGATCGCCTTCGAGCGAGATTCGAAAATGGTTCGACGACAAAACGCGGTCATCGGCAAAGATAATGTCGGCCTGTTCGCTACGCCCGAACGTCAGCTTCTCACCGCTACGCAGCAGCCATCTGGCCCCGGCTCGTGGCCCCGATTCAATAGCGATCACAACTCGCAAATTCTTTTCTTCCTGACGCGGCGATCACCGCAATGTTTGGAGTCCTTGTCAGAGAGACCCTCCAGCTCGTCTTGCCACTTATCCCTAAAGAAATTCGCATCCATTTTACGGCAATTGCATCCTGTTTTTGCCGCGATTTCTCACGAGAGAGCAGTATACTGTGGTGATCGAGCGCGGCAACCGTGCTGCGGCGTTTCGAACGTTCAATCAAATAGCAGAGGCGTACATTCGATGCGGGATAGCAGATCACCGGCACCGCGTGCCAGTTGGAGAAGATCTTCTCGTTCGGCATCACGCGTAACGAAGGCAGATGAGTTTGGTAGTCGAGGTCGCAGTCGACGTCAATTGCTGTTTCACGTCAGCGCGTTGGCGACACTGGCAATTGGCATGACCCTTATTTTGATTTGGTATTGGCGGCGGAGTCCAGACCACGATGTGCCACTGATCGTTGCTGCTGTGACCCAATCAGCACCCCGCCTTCCCTCTGACCCCTTGCCGGTTCCCCCCAACCCGTTC from the Novipirellula artificiosorum genome contains:
- a CDS encoding FHA domain-containing protein encodes the protein MIAIESGPRAGARWLLRSGEKLTFGRSEQADIIFADDRVLSSNHFRISLEGDLGRVEDLRSTNGTWVNEVRVIEKTLTDGDQIRAGSQTFVYHLESSFSTDGRLQDSTGDREGPAAAKIGPSTVPTKKELPSIESLEEESPAEQKTVEECSELDWPADARDPVDLEESDSPVSAAVPPPISEPLADPDPFPAGQSISPLQKTQPKDLSTKPKTAPNSPSKGLPSTLTLEIQGCPSGLYRASQTTESIEAARSDQVTIGRQLSNRCPLTFIIDFGRTKIKPPEIVQGDSSDFLLANLPSDVAALVSPRMLRPTNLDQQEDWLRVGWGKDGMIVLFTHVDVPPLLEHLQRLIQASACDPHEAKGMLGLCWPSLLEASLREGDPTLAAEIIEPCEAVLVESPATAGGWELYGDHRLPQLLMACEISTTSPNDA